Part of the Salinimonas lutimaris genome, CGCTGGAGCCATTGCTTTCATGGAACGCTGATACCGCCATTGAATGGTATCCCAACGAAGACAGTATTCTGGCATTCGGTCTGTACTATAAAAGTTTTCAGGGTGGCTTTGAAAACAGCTCTCAAACCGAAACATTCACTGTGGATGGCCAGAACATTGATACCGTAGTGACAACCCAGCAAACCGATGACGATACCAGCACAATATATGGTATGGAACTGACCGCATCACACTCACTAAGTTATCTGGACAACTGGATGCGTGGATTCGGGGTTAAGTTGAGCTACAACTATTCGGACTCTGATTTTGAGTTTGAAGATGCTCATTTTGGTGCGTCCACCATTTATGATGGTGATACACCGGTAGAGCGTATTGGTATTGTGCCGCCAGCTAATCTGTTTGGTTTTTCAAAACATGTAATGTCGGCTCAGTTTTACTATGAGATGGACGGCTTCAGTGCCGCACTGAACTACAAATATCGTAGTGAGTATTTCCAGCAGTTTGTTTCTACCCCGGGCAATCTTCGTTTTGTCGGTGATACTGAGGTATTTGAAGCCCGTGTTTCTTATCGCTTTAATGAACATGTGAAAGTATCGGTGGAAGGCATCAACCTGTTTGATGAGCCACGCCGTCAGTACAATCCAAACATGGAGAACTTCGCTGAAATCAACGTGTATGGCCCGCGGGTATTTGCTGGCATCCAGCTCAAATATTAATGCTCAATATGTCGTGGTCTCAAACCCACGGCTTTTTTATAAGGGGAGTGCATCATGAAGCTAAGCGATAAAGTGTTTATTGTGACCGGTGGTGGCAGAGATATTGGTGCTGCCTGTGCAAAAGAGCTGGCCAGTCAGGGTGCCAGTGTAATGATCACCTGTCATGCCAGTACTGACGGTGCCAATAAGGTTATTTCTGATATCGTTGCAGCAGGTGGTCAGGCACAAGTCATCCAGGCAGACCTGACCCAGCCAGAAGCCGCCGAAAAAGTGGCTGCTGCGACGCTGTCTGAATTTGGAAAAATTGACGGGCTGGTACATGTGGCCGGTGGCCTGATTGGTCGTAAAGCGGTGACAGAAACGAGCCTTGAGCACTGGCAAAATGTAATGGACGTAAATCTGACATCGCTGTTTTTGATGTCTAAAGCCGTGATTCCGCATCTGCCAGCGGGTAGCAGTATTGTGACTTTTGCTTCCCAGGCTGGCAGAGATGGTGGCGGTGGCGGGGCCAGTGCCTATGCAACCTCAAAAGGTGCGGTAATGACGTTCACCCGGGCATTGGCAAAAGAGCTGGGACCGGATATCCGGGTGAACAGTGTTTGCCCGGGCATGATTGACACAGGCTTCCACGACACTTTCACACCAGACAATGTTCGCAGCAATGTTGCCAGTGCAGCGCTGCTAAAACGGGAAGGAAAAGCAGAAGAAGTCGCAGCACTGGTAGCGTTTCTTGCCAGTGAAGAGGCGTCTTATATGACTGGTACCAATATCGACATTAATGGTGGGCTGGTGTTTTCGTAAACGCCAACCGCACCGACAAAAAAGCCAGCTTTCAAGCTGGCTTTTTCATGCGTTTTTGACAGCGGCGTTTAGCTCACGGCCGACATGCCTTGTTTGTAAAAGGCCAGCGCTTTGCTGTTGTCATTCTGCCGTTCACTGACTTCGGCCAGCAGCATCAGGTCAGCCGGATCTTCTTTAAGCTTGATGGCTTTCATCAGGGCCCGTTCTG contains:
- a CDS encoding SDR family NAD(P)-dependent oxidoreductase, which codes for MKLSDKVFIVTGGGRDIGAACAKELASQGASVMITCHASTDGANKVISDIVAAGGQAQVIQADLTQPEAAEKVAAATLSEFGKIDGLVHVAGGLIGRKAVTETSLEHWQNVMDVNLTSLFLMSKAVIPHLPAGSSIVTFASQAGRDGGGGGASAYATSKGAVMTFTRALAKELGPDIRVNSVCPGMIDTGFHDTFTPDNVRSNVASAALLKREGKAEEVAALVAFLASEEASYMTGTNIDINGGLVFS